Genomic window (Streptomyces yatensis):
GCCCGGGATCTGGCGCAGCGCTTCAACCAGCGGTACGGACCGGTCTTCACCGTGCCCCGGGCCACTCGGCCGCGGGTCTCGGCGCGGGTGATGGATCTGCAGGACCCCACCTCGAAGATGGGGAAGTCGCATGCGGAGACGGCGGGCATCGTCTATCTGCTCGATGAGCCGGACGTGGTGCGGAAGAAGATCATGCGGGCCGTCACGGACAGCGGGACCGAGGTGCGGTACGACCGGACGGAGCAGCCGGGGGTGGCCAATCTGCTGGATGTGCTGGCCTCGTGCACCGATGGAAAGCCGGAGGTGCTGGCCGAGGAGTTCAGCTCGTACGGAGCGCTGAAGGGTGCCACGGCGGAGGCGGTGCTGGAGGTGCTGCGGCCGCTTCAGGCCCGGCACGCGGAGCTGTGCGCCGACCCCTCTTATATGGACGGGGTGCTGCGGGCCGGGGCCGAGCGGGCGCGCGGGCTGGCCCGGCCCCGGGTGGACGGGGCGTACGCGGCGGTCGGACTGCTGCCGTCCGCCTGACCGAAGCGGCGGGGGCCCGGTCGGCTGAAGCGGCCCCCGGCACCTCGGCTCCCGCTCGGCCGAAGCGGCGGGGCGCCGGTCGCCTGATCAGAGGGCCGGGCGCCCGGCCGGTCGGTCGGCCGGTCGGTGTCAGCCGTTGCCGGAGGCGAGCTCGCGGCTGCGGTCGCGGGCCGCCTCCAGCGCGGCGATCAGCGCGGCGCGCACACCGTGGCTCTCGAGCTCGCGGATGGCGTTGATCGTGGTGCCCGCCGGGGAGGTCACGGCCTCCCGGAGCTTGACCGGGTGCTGATCGCTGTCGCGCAGCATCACCGCGGCGCCGATGGCCGCCTGGACGATCAGGTCATGGGCCTTGTCGCGGGGCAGGCCCAGCAGGATGCCCGCGTCGGTCATGGCCTCGACGAGGAAGTAGAAGTAGGCCGGGCCGGAGCCGGAGAGGGCGGTCGCGGCGTCCTGCTGGGACTCGGGGACGCGCATCGTCTTGCCGACGCCGCCGAAGATCGCCTCGGTGTGGGCGAGGTGCTCCTCGGTGGCGTGGCTGCCCGCCGAGATGACGGACATGGCCTCGTCGACCAGTGCCGGGGTGTTGGTCATCACGCGGACGACCGGGGTGCCGGCGGCCAGGCGCGCCTCGAAGAAGGAGGTGGGGATGCCGGCGGCGCCGGAGATCACCAGCCGGTCGGCGGGGACGTGGGGGGCGAGCTCATCGAGCAGGGCACCCATGTCCTGCGGCTTGACGGTGAGGATGAGGGTGTCGGCGGACTTGGCGGCCTCGGCGTTGGAGACGGCCTCGACGCCGTGGCGCGAGCGGAGCTCCTCGGCGCGCTCGGGGCGGCGGGCCGTGACCAGGAGGTCGGACGGCGACCAGCCACCTCGGATCATTCCGCTGAGAAGGGCTTCGCCAATCTTTCCCGTGCCGAGCACGGCGACCTTCTCCGTCATAGTGCGGCTCTCCTCATACCTGAGCGGGTCGTGCTGTGCTGCGTGTGTGTTCTCGGCCATCTTCCCACGGGTGGCCTATTCCGCACGGCTCTTATGAATTACTTATTCGTCGTTCGATGAATTAAAATTTTCGCGCCATCCGGCGTGACCAGGAGGCCGCTTTGCGCCCGCGCCTATGGGGGCGCCCGGAACCGAGCAGTCCCGTTCGATGACTCCGAGTTCACAAGTCGGTTACATATCGACTTGCAAATGGTCACGGTCTCATGGACACAATAGGGGTCGGTGTCTATACGTACGGGAAGGGGGCGATGGTGAGGAGCATTCGGCATACCGCTCACGCACTGGTAACGGCGGTAGCCGTGTTGCTTGCCCTCTTCATCGCGGCTGATTGCGCGTCCGCGCAGGTCATCCATCCCGAGACGAGCAGCGTCACCGCTTCAGCCGATCCGCGGCCGACCACGGAATCATGGGTCTCCGCGCACGGCGACCACGGAACGGAAGACTGCAAGGGGCTTCGCGGACGAGCCCCGCTGACCGCTCCCACACCGAGCGGCAAATACGGATGTGTGTGCGGTTGCGACACCGGTGTTCCGGTGCCGCGTACCGCCATCTCCACATCGGTCACCGGACGCCAAGCCGTTCCGGTGTCGAGATCGGGCGAACTGCCCGTCATCCTCCAGATCTTCCGCTGCTGAGAGCTACACCGCCGTAGCCCGGCGGTTCGTCTCGCACCATTTCCGCGCTTTTCACGCTTCTCGCAGCAAGCGATCTCAACCGCCAGCGACCGATTCCATCGATCCCACTGACGTAGCGCTATGCCGTGCCCCCGCCTGCCCATGAGCCGGTGACGGGGCGCACTGGAGGCAACCCTCATGCGAAACTCTCTCCTTGACCGTTTCCGTGGTGCCGGAGGCACCTCAGGCTCATCGGGCGCCGGAACATTCCGCGCCGACTTCACCGCTTCTCTCGTCGTCTTCCTCGTCGCCGTGCCCCTGTGCGTGGGGGTGGCGGTGGCCTCGGGTGTTCCGGCCGAGCTCGGCCTGATCACCGGCATCGTCGGCGGGCTGGTCACCGGTTTCCTGCCGGGCAGCAGCCTGCAGGTCTCCGGCCCCGCCGCCGGTCTGACCGTGCTGGTGTACGAGGCCGTGGAGCAATACGGCGTCGCCGCACTCGGCGTCCTCGTCCTGATCTCCGGACTGCTGCAGCTGGCCATGGGCGCGTTCGGCCTCGGCCGCTGGTTCCGGGCGATCTCCGTCGCCGTGGTGCAGGGCATGCTCGCGGGCATCGGCCTGGTGCTGATCGCCGGACAGCTGTACGCGCTCGCCGACGCCAAGGCGCCGACCAGCGGGCTCGACAAGATCTTCGGCATTCCGGAGCTCATCGGGGACGTGGCCGGTTCCGGCGACGCCCTGAAGGCGGTCGCCGTGGGCGTCAGCACCATCGCCGTCCTGGTGCTGTGGCCGCGTTTCCGCAAGGGCGCCAAGGTGCTGCCCGCGCCGCTGGCGGCCGTCGCGCTCGCCACGGCCTCGACCGTGATCTTCGACCTGCCGATCGCGCGGGTCGAGGTCAAGGGTCTGCTGGACGCCATCCAGCCGCCCGGCGGCAGTGAGTTCCAGGCGCTCGCCGAGGTGGGCGTCATCGGCACCGTGCTCGCCTTCACGCTGATCGCCTCGGCCGAGAGCCTGTTCAGCGCCGCGGCCGTGGACCGGCTGCACGACGGTCCGCGCACCAACTACGACAAGGAGCTCATGGCGCAGGGCGCGGGCAACGCGGTGTGCGGTGTCCTCGGCGCCCTGCCGATGACCGCGGTGATCGTGCGGAGCGCGGCCAATGTGCAGGCCGGCGCCAAGACGAAGGCGTCACGGGTGCTGCACGGTGTGTGGCTGCTGATCTTCGCGGTGCTCTTCCCGTCGGCCCTGGGCATCATCCCGGTGGCGACGCTCGCCGGTGTGCTGGTGTACTCGGGCTGGAAGCTGATCCCGACCAAGGACCTGGTGCCGCTGTGGCGGGCCCACCGCGGTGAGGCGATCATCCTGATCGTCACCGCCGGCGCGATCGTGATCACCAATATGTTCGAGGGCGTGATCATCGGTCTGCTGATGGCCGTGGCCAAGACGGCCTGGGAAACCTCGCATGTGCATGTCGAGGTCAGCGGGCGCGAGGACGGCGACGGTGCCGACGACAAGCCCCTGCACGTCCGGGTGCGCGGCAACGCGACCTTCCTGCGGCTGCCCAAGCTGCTGGACGAGCTGGAGGGGCTGCCCCGTGAGCGGGAGGTCGAGCTCGACCTGACCGGGCTGCGCCATGTGGACCACGCCTGTGAGATGGCGCTGGCCACCTGGACCGAGCGGCACAACGCGGTGGTCAAGCGGGACGCCGCCGTCGAGGAGCGGGTCCCGGCGTAACGGCCCGCTCGGGGGGCGCGCCCCCCTTCCGTCACCTGGCCCCCGGCGCCGCCCTCGCGGCTCCGGGGGCCGGCTGCGCTCCGGACGGGGGATCAGCCGCAGGGCACGGTGACGAAGCCGTCGCTGCCGGTCCGCACATACGCGTCGGACACATACTGGCCCGGGGCGATGCTGTCCCAGATGTCCGTGGTGCCATACGGTCCGGACACCTTCTCGCCGTGCCGCTGGCAGCGGATGGGGACCCGGGTGTTGTACGGCAGCACCTTGACGACTCTGTGGTTGGTGCCGGGCCCGCTGCGGACGTTCACCTGGTAGCCGGGCGCGGTCGGATAGGTGATCGCTCCGGCGGTGGTCTCCACGTCTGCGGCTTCGGTGGCGATTGCGGCGTGGGTGGCGTTTGCGGCGTCGCTGGTGGCGACGGTTTCGGCGGTCTCTTCAATGGCCATGACGGCCCCTCCCCCGTTGAACTTCTTTCCGAAGTTGTGCACATGTCGTGCGAAGTGACACGACATGCGGAGGCTAACAAGGCTCGCACGTGTCATCGACTAGGCTCGCCGAGTCGCGAATGCGGCCGAATTCACGGGGGTGGGGCATGCCGCCGGTGCACAGAGCCGGGACGGGCGCGGAAGCGGAGGATCCGGAATACGCCGGGCAGTACCGGCTCGAGGCACGCCTCGGAGCGGGTGGCATGGGCGTGGTCCATCTGGCCCGCTCACCCTCGGGACGGCGTCTCGCGGTGAAGGTCGTCCATGCCGAGTATGCCGAAGACCCCGAGTTCCGGGCGCGGTTCCGGCAGGAGGTGGCGGCCGCCCGGCGGGTCAGCGGCGCGTTCACGGCGCCCGTGGTGGACGCCGACCCGGAGGGGCCCAGGCCCTGGATGGCCACCCTCTACATCCCCGGCCCGACCATCGCCGAACACGTCAAGCGGAGCGGCCCGTTGCCGCCGGACGAGACGGTGCAACTGGCCGCGGGGCTCGCGGAGGCGCTGCGGGACATCCATCGGGTGGGCGTGGTGCACCGCGATCTCAAGCCGAGCAATGTGCTGCTCGCGGCGGACGGCCCGAAGGTCATCGACTTCGGCATCTCGCGGCCGTCCGACAGCGAACTGCGCACCGAGACGGGGCAGTTGATCGGCACTCCGCCGTTCATGGCGCCGGAGCAGTTCCAGCGGCCGCGTGCGGTGGGCCCGGCGGCGGATGTGTTCGCGCTGGGCTCGCTGCTGGTGCACGCGTCCACCGGGCGGGGGCCGTTCGAGTCCGAGAGCCCGTACATCGTGGCGTACCAGGTGGTGCACGACGAGGCGGATCTGGCGGGGGTGCCGGATGAGTTGCTGCCGCTGATCCAGCGGTGTCTGGCCAAGAACCCCGAGGACCGCCCCACGCCCGACGCCCTGATGACGGTCCTGCGCGCCGTCCGCGGCCCCCATCCGCCGACGCCGCGCGGCCCCGTCCCGCTGGTGCCGCAGCAGCGGACGCCGGAGCCGCACTCCCTGCCGGGTGGGCGTGGTGAGCAGGTCGGCGGTGCCGGTGAGCAGGTCGGCGGCGCCACGGATACGCATGTGAAGGCGGGCGCCGAGCCCGCGCCCCGGCCCGTGAAGGGCGTGCAGGGCGAGCCGGAGCGGGTGGGGGACGAGGCCGGGTCGGGGCTGGGCGGGCCCGAGTCGGTGACGAGCGGGCCGGCGGCGGGTGGGCCGGTGGCGGGCGGGCCGGTGGCGGGTGGGTCCGGGACGGATGGGTTCGTGGTGGGTGGGCCCGGGGCAGATGGGTCCGTGGCGGGCGAGTCCGTGGCCGTCCGGTCGGTGGCGCGGCGTCGGGGGATTCGGCGGTGGGCCCTGTCCGGGCTCGCGGCCCTCGTGCTGCTGGGCGCGGGCACGGTCGTCGCGCTGCGCCCGTTCGGCGGCGCGGACGCGTCCGGCGGGCAGCAGCCGCGGAACAGCGCGGCGACCGCGGAGGCGTGGCGCCCCTGGACCACGGGGCTCGATGTCGGAAAGGCGGCGGGCTCGGGGGTACGGCCCGCGTTCTGCTCGTACGGAGCGGGCGCGCTGTACTGCGCTCGGCGCGGTATCGAGGCCGCCCGGGTCGATCCGGACGACGGCCGGGTGGTCTGGTCGCGGCCGTCCGCGGCGGGGAGCCCGGGCGACGGCGAGGCGATCTCCGCTCCCGTGTTCTCCGGCGGTCTGGTGCAGACGGTGTCCTCGGACGGCGG
Coding sequences:
- a CDS encoding SH3 domain-containing protein, translated to MAIEETAETVATSDAANATHAAIATEAADVETTAGAITYPTAPGYQVNVRSGPGTNHRVVKVLPYNTRVPIRCQRHGEKVSGPYGTTDIWDSIAPGQYVSDAYVRTGSDGFVTVPCG
- a CDS encoding SulP family inorganic anion transporter; amino-acid sequence: MRNSLLDRFRGAGGTSGSSGAGTFRADFTASLVVFLVAVPLCVGVAVASGVPAELGLITGIVGGLVTGFLPGSSLQVSGPAAGLTVLVYEAVEQYGVAALGVLVLISGLLQLAMGAFGLGRWFRAISVAVVQGMLAGIGLVLIAGQLYALADAKAPTSGLDKIFGIPELIGDVAGSGDALKAVAVGVSTIAVLVLWPRFRKGAKVLPAPLAAVALATASTVIFDLPIARVEVKGLLDAIQPPGGSEFQALAEVGVIGTVLAFTLIASAESLFSAAAVDRLHDGPRTNYDKELMAQGAGNAVCGVLGALPMTAVIVRSAANVQAGAKTKASRVLHGVWLLIFAVLFPSALGIIPVATLAGVLVYSGWKLIPTKDLVPLWRAHRGEAIILIVTAGAIVITNMFEGVIIGLLMAVAKTAWETSHVHVEVSGREDGDGADDKPLHVRVRGNATFLRLPKLLDELEGLPREREVELDLTGLRHVDHACEMALATWTERHNAVVKRDAAVEERVPA
- the trpS gene encoding tryptophan--tRNA ligase encodes the protein MTETKTARRRIFSGIKPSGHLTLGNYLGAVRRWVQEDQHRADALFCVVDLHALTVEHDPARVRRLTRQAATLLLASGLDPEQCTLFVQSQVDEHARLSYLMECTATDGEMRRMIQYKEKAAREQTRGRSVRLSLLTYPALMAADILAYGTHEVPVGEDQTQHVELARDLAQRFNQRYGPVFTVPRATRPRVSARVMDLQDPTSKMGKSHAETAGIVYLLDEPDVVRKKIMRAVTDSGTEVRYDRTEQPGVANLLDVLASCTDGKPEVLAEEFSSYGALKGATAEAVLEVLRPLQARHAELCADPSYMDGVLRAGAERARGLARPRVDGAYAAVGLLPSA
- a CDS encoding protein kinase domain-containing protein translates to MPPVHRAGTGAEAEDPEYAGQYRLEARLGAGGMGVVHLARSPSGRRLAVKVVHAEYAEDPEFRARFRQEVAAARRVSGAFTAPVVDADPEGPRPWMATLYIPGPTIAEHVKRSGPLPPDETVQLAAGLAEALRDIHRVGVVHRDLKPSNVLLAADGPKVIDFGISRPSDSELRTETGQLIGTPPFMAPEQFQRPRAVGPAADVFALGSLLVHASTGRGPFESESPYIVAYQVVHDEADLAGVPDELLPLIQRCLAKNPEDRPTPDALMTVLRAVRGPHPPTPRGPVPLVPQQRTPEPHSLPGGRGEQVGGAGEQVGGATDTHVKAGAEPAPRPVKGVQGEPERVGDEAGSGLGGPESVTSGPAAGGPVAGGPVAGGSGTDGFVVGGPGADGSVAGESVAVRSVARRRGIRRWALSGLAALVLLGAGTVVALRPFGGADASGGQQPRNSAATAEAWRPWTTGLDVGKAAGSGVRPAFCSYGAGALYCARRGIEAARVDPDDGRVVWSRPSAAGSPGDGEAISAPVFSGGLVQTVSSDGGRLRALDPTTHDVRWSREVSRYDGGVYASGDTVLLAAPDGTVTAVNGGTNKERWSHRLPGHARPAFFSYGDGRTAYAVTTADDGAHTRVTAVDTVRGDTRWHASLSGNLTPAGSGPGGVLLLTETDTRTRTTAVVRYDPERRTARRVALSAPVSATSAVSSGDRVYVLGADGGLVAVDTGREGGAARAGARVRAGADARLWRLETSVANASPLVAADGRLYFSAADGRLLAVDAERGEVIGETRRSRGGAAGRGFLDLMPAPVVAGGKVFATGSDGTVFAVDGRDPAGW
- the proC gene encoding pyrroline-5-carboxylate reductase, which translates into the protein MTEKVAVLGTGKIGEALLSGMIRGGWSPSDLLVTARRPERAEELRSRHGVEAVSNAEAAKSADTLILTVKPQDMGALLDELAPHVPADRLVISGAAGIPTSFFEARLAAGTPVVRVMTNTPALVDEAMSVISAGSHATEEHLAHTEAIFGGVGKTMRVPESQQDAATALSGSGPAYFYFLVEAMTDAGILLGLPRDKAHDLIVQAAIGAAVMLRDSDQHPVKLREAVTSPAGTTINAIRELESHGVRAALIAALEAARDRSRELASGNG